From a region of the Gossypium raimondii isolate GPD5lz chromosome 10, ASM2569854v1, whole genome shotgun sequence genome:
- the LOC105776919 gene encoding lysine--tRNA ligase, cytoplasmic isoform X2 produces MEGSVEETAKAVSDLALDSSAAGETQSKNARKKELKNKQREEERRRKEEEKAAKQAAAKVSTQSQKHAAADDEDMDPTQFHENRLKFLAAQKAEGKNPYPHKFFTSMSIVEYIDKYGSLGNGEHIEDATVSLAGRIMSKRASSSKLFFYDLHGGGAKVQVMADASKSGLDEAEFAKFHSTVKRGDIVGVTGFPGKTKRGELSIFPKSFLVLSHCLHMMPRQKAGPDASVKKTDVWIPGSTRNPETYILKDQETRYRQRYLDLMLNLEVRQIFKTRSKIISYVRSFLDNLDFLEVETPMMNMIAGGAAARPFVTHHNELNMKLYMRIAPELYLKELVVGGLDRVYEIGKQFRNEGIDLTHNPEFTTCEFYMAFADYNDLMELTEKMLSGMVKELTGSYKIKYHANGLDNAPIEIDFTPPFRRLDMVEELEKMANLNIPKDFSSDETNKYLADACAKLEIKCPPPQTTARLLDKLVGHFLEETCVNPTFIINHPEIMSPLAKWHRSKPGLTERFELFINKHELCNAYTELNDPVVQRQRFAEQLKDRQSGDDEAMALDETFCTALEYGLPPTGGWGLGIDRLAMLLTDSQNIKEVLLFPAMKPQDEPSTKAPAT; encoded by the exons GCTGCAGCCAAGGTGAGCACACAAAGTCAGAAACATGCAGCCGCTGATGACGAAGATATGGATCCCACG CAATTCCACGAGAACAGGCTGAAATTTCTTGCGGCCCAAAAGGCAGAGGGGAAAAATCCTTATCCTCATAAATTCTTCACATCAATGTCTATCGTtgaatatatagataaatatggAAGCCTAGGCAATGGGGAGCATATTGAGGATGCCACAGTATCTTTAGCCG GGCGAATTATGAGCAAAAGGGCATCCAGCTCAAAGCTGTTCTTCTATGACTTGCATGGCGGTGGTGCCAAAGTCCAGGTTATGGCTGATGCGAG CAAGTCAGGCTTGGATGAAGCTGAATTCGCAAAATTCCATTCAACTGTGAAGCGTGGTGATATAGTTGGTGTCACTGGGTTTCCAG GCAAAACTAAGAGAGGAGAGTTGAGCATCtttccaaagtcatttttagttttatccCATTGTCTCCATATGATGCCAAGGCAAAAAGCAGGCCCTGATGCCAGCGTGAAG AAAACTGATGTATGGATCCCAGGAAGTACTAGGAATCCCGAAACATATATTTTGAAGGATCag GAAACTCGTTATCGCCAACGTTATCTTGATTTGATGTTAAACCTTGAGGTTCGTCAAATATTCAAGACTCGGTCAAAGATCATTTCTTATGTGAGGAGCTTTCTTGACAATCTTGATTTCTTGGAG GTTGAAACTCCCATGATGAACATGATTGCTGGAGGTGCAGCTGCCCGTCCATTTGTAACCCATCACAATGAATTAAATATGAAGCTCTATATGCGTATTGCACCCGAGTTATATCTTAAGGAGCTAGTAGTTGGTGGACTGGATCGTGTGTATGAGATTGGAAAACAGTTTAGAAATGAGGGCATTGATTTGACTCACAATCCTGAATTCACTACCTGTGAGTTCTATATGGCTTTTGCTGACTATAATGACTTGATGGAGCTTACTGAAAAAATGTTGAGTG GGATGGTCAAGGAACTTACAGGCagctataaaattaaataccaTGCAAATGGTCTTGACAATGCTCCAATTGAGATTGATTTCACTCCACCTTTCAG GAGGCTTGACATGGTAGAGGAGTTAGAGAAGATGGCTAACCTCAACATACCCAAGGACTTTTCCAGTGATGAAACTAACAAGTATTTGGCAGATGCATGTGCAAAGCTCGAGATTAAATGCCCCCCTCCTCAAACTACAGCACGTTTGTTGGATAAA CTTGTTGGGCATTTTCTAGAAGAGACGTGTGTGAATCCTACTTTCATCATCAACCATCCTGAAATAATGAGTCCTTTGGCAAAATGGCATAGGTCAAAACCAGGGCTGACTGAACGTTTCGAGCTGTTTATCAACAAACATGAA CTTTGCAATGCATACACTGAGTTGAATGATCCTGTTGTACAACGTCAACGCTTTGCTGAACAACTGAAG GATCGACAATCTGGTGATGATGAAGCTATGGCTCTAGATGAAACATTCTGTACTGCACTTGAGTATGGATTGCCGCCAACTGGTGGTTGGGGATTGGGTATCGATCGGCTAGCTATGCTATTAACAGATTCACAGAATATCAAG GAGGTTCTTCTCTTCCCAGCCATGAAACCTCAGGATGAACCATCCACTAAAG CTCCAGCAACTTAG
- the LOC105776919 gene encoding lysine--tRNA ligase, cytoplasmic isoform X1 — protein MEGSVEETAKAVSDLALDSSAAGETQSKNARKKELKNKQREEERRRKEEEKAAKQAAAKVSTQSQKHAAADDEDMDPTQFHENRLKFLAAQKAEGKNPYPHKFFTSMSIVEYIDKYGSLGNGEHIEDATVSLAGRIMSKRASSSKLFFYDLHGGGAKVQVMADASKSGLDEAEFAKFHSTVKRGDIVGVTGFPGKTKRGELSIFPKSFLVLSHCLHMMPRQKAGPDASVKKTDVWIPGSTRNPETYILKDQETRYRQRYLDLMLNLEVRQIFKTRSKIISYVRSFLDNLDFLEVETPMMNMIAGGAAARPFVTHHNELNMKLYMRIAPELYLKELVVGGLDRVYEIGKQFRNEGIDLTHNPEFTTCEFYMAFADYNDLMELTEKMLSGMVKELTGSYKIKYHANGLDNAPIEIDFTPPFRRLDMVEELEKMANLNIPKDFSSDETNKYLADACAKLEIKCPPPQTTARLLDKLVGHFLEETCVNPTFIINHPEIMSPLAKWHRSKPGLTERFELFINKHELCNAYTELNDPVVQRQRFAEQLKDRQSGDDEAMALDETFCTALEYGLPPTGGWGLGIDRLAMLLTDSQNIKEVLLFPAMKPQDEPSTKAAPAT, from the exons GCTGCAGCCAAGGTGAGCACACAAAGTCAGAAACATGCAGCCGCTGATGACGAAGATATGGATCCCACG CAATTCCACGAGAACAGGCTGAAATTTCTTGCGGCCCAAAAGGCAGAGGGGAAAAATCCTTATCCTCATAAATTCTTCACATCAATGTCTATCGTtgaatatatagataaatatggAAGCCTAGGCAATGGGGAGCATATTGAGGATGCCACAGTATCTTTAGCCG GGCGAATTATGAGCAAAAGGGCATCCAGCTCAAAGCTGTTCTTCTATGACTTGCATGGCGGTGGTGCCAAAGTCCAGGTTATGGCTGATGCGAG CAAGTCAGGCTTGGATGAAGCTGAATTCGCAAAATTCCATTCAACTGTGAAGCGTGGTGATATAGTTGGTGTCACTGGGTTTCCAG GCAAAACTAAGAGAGGAGAGTTGAGCATCtttccaaagtcatttttagttttatccCATTGTCTCCATATGATGCCAAGGCAAAAAGCAGGCCCTGATGCCAGCGTGAAG AAAACTGATGTATGGATCCCAGGAAGTACTAGGAATCCCGAAACATATATTTTGAAGGATCag GAAACTCGTTATCGCCAACGTTATCTTGATTTGATGTTAAACCTTGAGGTTCGTCAAATATTCAAGACTCGGTCAAAGATCATTTCTTATGTGAGGAGCTTTCTTGACAATCTTGATTTCTTGGAG GTTGAAACTCCCATGATGAACATGATTGCTGGAGGTGCAGCTGCCCGTCCATTTGTAACCCATCACAATGAATTAAATATGAAGCTCTATATGCGTATTGCACCCGAGTTATATCTTAAGGAGCTAGTAGTTGGTGGACTGGATCGTGTGTATGAGATTGGAAAACAGTTTAGAAATGAGGGCATTGATTTGACTCACAATCCTGAATTCACTACCTGTGAGTTCTATATGGCTTTTGCTGACTATAATGACTTGATGGAGCTTACTGAAAAAATGTTGAGTG GGATGGTCAAGGAACTTACAGGCagctataaaattaaataccaTGCAAATGGTCTTGACAATGCTCCAATTGAGATTGATTTCACTCCACCTTTCAG GAGGCTTGACATGGTAGAGGAGTTAGAGAAGATGGCTAACCTCAACATACCCAAGGACTTTTCCAGTGATGAAACTAACAAGTATTTGGCAGATGCATGTGCAAAGCTCGAGATTAAATGCCCCCCTCCTCAAACTACAGCACGTTTGTTGGATAAA CTTGTTGGGCATTTTCTAGAAGAGACGTGTGTGAATCCTACTTTCATCATCAACCATCCTGAAATAATGAGTCCTTTGGCAAAATGGCATAGGTCAAAACCAGGGCTGACTGAACGTTTCGAGCTGTTTATCAACAAACATGAA CTTTGCAATGCATACACTGAGTTGAATGATCCTGTTGTACAACGTCAACGCTTTGCTGAACAACTGAAG GATCGACAATCTGGTGATGATGAAGCTATGGCTCTAGATGAAACATTCTGTACTGCACTTGAGTATGGATTGCCGCCAACTGGTGGTTGGGGATTGGGTATCGATCGGCTAGCTATGCTATTAACAGATTCACAGAATATCAAG GAGGTTCTTCTCTTCCCAGCCATGAAACCTCAGGATGAACCATCCACTAAAG CAGCTCCAGCAACTTAG
- the LOC105776919 gene encoding lysine--tRNA ligase, cytoplasmic isoform X3, whose amino-acid sequence MDPTQFHENRLKFLAAQKAEGKNPYPHKFFTSMSIVEYIDKYGSLGNGEHIEDATVSLAGRIMSKRASSSKLFFYDLHGGGAKVQVMADASKSGLDEAEFAKFHSTVKRGDIVGVTGFPGKTKRGELSIFPKSFLVLSHCLHMMPRQKAGPDASVKKTDVWIPGSTRNPETYILKDQETRYRQRYLDLMLNLEVRQIFKTRSKIISYVRSFLDNLDFLEVETPMMNMIAGGAAARPFVTHHNELNMKLYMRIAPELYLKELVVGGLDRVYEIGKQFRNEGIDLTHNPEFTTCEFYMAFADYNDLMELTEKMLSGMVKELTGSYKIKYHANGLDNAPIEIDFTPPFRRLDMVEELEKMANLNIPKDFSSDETNKYLADACAKLEIKCPPPQTTARLLDKLVGHFLEETCVNPTFIINHPEIMSPLAKWHRSKPGLTERFELFINKHELCNAYTELNDPVVQRQRFAEQLKDRQSGDDEAMALDETFCTALEYGLPPTGGWGLGIDRLAMLLTDSQNIKEVLLFPAMKPQDEPSTKAAPAT is encoded by the exons ATGGATCCCACG CAATTCCACGAGAACAGGCTGAAATTTCTTGCGGCCCAAAAGGCAGAGGGGAAAAATCCTTATCCTCATAAATTCTTCACATCAATGTCTATCGTtgaatatatagataaatatggAAGCCTAGGCAATGGGGAGCATATTGAGGATGCCACAGTATCTTTAGCCG GGCGAATTATGAGCAAAAGGGCATCCAGCTCAAAGCTGTTCTTCTATGACTTGCATGGCGGTGGTGCCAAAGTCCAGGTTATGGCTGATGCGAG CAAGTCAGGCTTGGATGAAGCTGAATTCGCAAAATTCCATTCAACTGTGAAGCGTGGTGATATAGTTGGTGTCACTGGGTTTCCAG GCAAAACTAAGAGAGGAGAGTTGAGCATCtttccaaagtcatttttagttttatccCATTGTCTCCATATGATGCCAAGGCAAAAAGCAGGCCCTGATGCCAGCGTGAAG AAAACTGATGTATGGATCCCAGGAAGTACTAGGAATCCCGAAACATATATTTTGAAGGATCag GAAACTCGTTATCGCCAACGTTATCTTGATTTGATGTTAAACCTTGAGGTTCGTCAAATATTCAAGACTCGGTCAAAGATCATTTCTTATGTGAGGAGCTTTCTTGACAATCTTGATTTCTTGGAG GTTGAAACTCCCATGATGAACATGATTGCTGGAGGTGCAGCTGCCCGTCCATTTGTAACCCATCACAATGAATTAAATATGAAGCTCTATATGCGTATTGCACCCGAGTTATATCTTAAGGAGCTAGTAGTTGGTGGACTGGATCGTGTGTATGAGATTGGAAAACAGTTTAGAAATGAGGGCATTGATTTGACTCACAATCCTGAATTCACTACCTGTGAGTTCTATATGGCTTTTGCTGACTATAATGACTTGATGGAGCTTACTGAAAAAATGTTGAGTG GGATGGTCAAGGAACTTACAGGCagctataaaattaaataccaTGCAAATGGTCTTGACAATGCTCCAATTGAGATTGATTTCACTCCACCTTTCAG GAGGCTTGACATGGTAGAGGAGTTAGAGAAGATGGCTAACCTCAACATACCCAAGGACTTTTCCAGTGATGAAACTAACAAGTATTTGGCAGATGCATGTGCAAAGCTCGAGATTAAATGCCCCCCTCCTCAAACTACAGCACGTTTGTTGGATAAA CTTGTTGGGCATTTTCTAGAAGAGACGTGTGTGAATCCTACTTTCATCATCAACCATCCTGAAATAATGAGTCCTTTGGCAAAATGGCATAGGTCAAAACCAGGGCTGACTGAACGTTTCGAGCTGTTTATCAACAAACATGAA CTTTGCAATGCATACACTGAGTTGAATGATCCTGTTGTACAACGTCAACGCTTTGCTGAACAACTGAAG GATCGACAATCTGGTGATGATGAAGCTATGGCTCTAGATGAAACATTCTGTACTGCACTTGAGTATGGATTGCCGCCAACTGGTGGTTGGGGATTGGGTATCGATCGGCTAGCTATGCTATTAACAGATTCACAGAATATCAAG GAGGTTCTTCTCTTCCCAGCCATGAAACCTCAGGATGAACCATCCACTAAAG CAGCTCCAGCAACTTAG